In a single window of the Uranotaenia lowii strain MFRU-FL unplaced genomic scaffold, ASM2978415v1 HiC_scaffold_283, whole genome shotgun sequence genome:
- the LOC129759823 gene encoding zinc finger protein rotund-like, with product MPQQTIVHAANLAASAAVVNSSHHHIPIQMKREKSEESDEMDVKIYANKGDLQLHGGQLHMRETKPYKCSQCTKAFANSSYLSQHTRIHLGIKPYRCEICQRKFTQLSHLQQHIRTHTGDKPYKCRHPGCVKAFSQLSNLQSHSRCHQTDKPYKCNSCYKCFSDEASLLEHIPKHKDSKHLKTHICQLCGKSYTQETYLAKHMQKHAEKEEKRRNKASNNNSNNQNNNNNNNANNASANNQSAAAAAAAAAAAGISAADAAAGLAGLAGLGINRMGGLVGATTGGEHPYWPKVSPDSAASLADAMQQQHQQQQQQQQQQQQQQQQQQQYDFSLQQQQHGGGNNGAGGGGGNASNDHHRNSNADEVGEDLVVIRQNPQQQQQQQHGTPTSSAANVVVSSGSYDASSVASKTTTNAAANSAFTPIQAMPPHLAHLAAHHHPHQAAAAAAGRPGSYLYDAINFQNQKSIQQAVVAAAAGAGNNVPNNSFPNQLISLHQIRNYAHQPNSSSGSGLITGEHLLMGGVGKSEKQ from the exons atCTACGCCAACAAGGGTGACCTGCAACTGCACGGGGGGCAGCTGCACATGCGCGAAACCAAACCGTACAAATGTTCGCAGTGTACCAAGGCGTTCGCCAACTCCAGCTACCTGTCCCAGCACACCCGGATACACTTGGGCATCAAGCCGTACCGGTGCGAGATCTGCCAACGCAAGTTCACCCAGCTGTCGCACCTGCAACAGCACATCCGGACGCACACCGGGGACAAACCCTACAAATGTCGGCACCCGGGCTGCGTCAAGGCCTTCTCGCAGCTGTCGAACCTGCAGTCGCATTCCCGGTGCCACCAGACGGACAAACCGTACAAATGTAACTCCTGCTACAAGTGCTTCTCCGACGAGGCTTCGCTGCTGGAGCACATACCAAAGCACAAGGACTCGAAGCACCTCAAGACGCACATCTGCCAGCTCTGCGGCAAGTCCTACACCCAGGAGACGTACCTCGCCAAGCACATGCAGAAGCACGCTGAGAAGGAGGAGAAGCGCCGGAACAAGgctagcaacaacaacagcaataaccagaacaacaacaataacaacaacgcTAACAATGCTAGCGCCAACAATCAGAGTGCagcggcggcggcggcggcaGCAGCTGCGGCAGGTATCTCGGCGGCCGATGCCGCTGCAGGACTGGCCGGTCTAGCCGGACTCGGTATCAACCGGATGGGAGGTTTAGTGGGAGCAACCACTGGTGGAGAGCACCCATACTGGCCCAAGGTTAGTCCCGACTCGGCAGCTTCCTTGGCCGATGCCATGCAGCAACAGcaccagcaacagcagcaacaacaacaacagcagcagcaacaacagcaacagcagcagcagtacgACTTTTCCctgcagcaacagcaacacGGCGGCGGCAATAATGGAGCCGGCGGTGGAGGTGGCAACGCCTCAAATG ACCATCACCGTAACTCGAACGCGGACGAAGTGGGCGAGGACCTGGTCGTGATCCGACAGAacccccaacaacagcaacaacagcagcacgGAACCCCAACCTCATCGGCGGCAAACGTAGTCGTGAGTAGCGGATCGTACGACGCGTCCAGTGTGGCCAGTAAAACGACAACGAATGCCGCAGCCAACTCAGCCTTTACCCCGATCCAGGCGATGCCCCCGCATCTGGCCCACCTGGCGGCCCACCATCATCCACACCAGGCGGCAGCGGCTGCAGCCGGTCGACCCGGATCGTACCTGTACGATGCCATCAACTTCCAGAACCAGAAATCGATTCAACAGGCGGTGGTGGCTGCGGCAGCCGGTGCCGGAAACAATGTCCCCAACAACAGCTTCCCCAATCAGTTGATCTCGTTGCACCAGATCCGGAACTACGCCCACCAACCGAACAGCAGTAGCGGAAGTGGTCTGATCACCGGGGAACATTTGCTGATGGGAGGAGTTGGCAAGAGTGAAAAGCAGTAA